The genomic stretch TATATTCAATAAGCTTAAGTAAGAGATTTCCTCTAAGTTCTGAAAAATATATATCCCTATGCCCTCAAAACACTGTACATAACACTCATCCTACCTTTAGCAAGAAATTGAGGTCaaagttaaaacattttcttgGATACTTTTAAGTAAAAGTAAATGACAGACAAAAGGAACTGAAGACAagttctgaaaaaaacaaaaaaacaaaaaaacccaactcaaGTAAATGGAGTACACGGTTTGACTCTGTTTCCTTGAAAAGCAATGGAAGCACTCAGGCCAGGTTTGATATACAGAAAGGGTCATGCAGTGAGTTGCAGGGGCAGGTTTTCCTTTTATAGTTCAAACGCAGGGAACTTGGCTTTTGTGGGCACGAGGAGGTCAGCCAGGAAATAGATTGTTCCAGCCATTCCTGAAGGAAGAAAACGAGGCAGAAGTTATTACACCAATGAGATCATTTAATACAGTGGCTTCGTTCTGTAGCATCAATAGCATTGTGACACGAATGGCAAGGGTTTCAACACAAGGGGCGTCTGCCTGGATTTATATATGTTGCAGGTCAACACTAGATCACTAGTGTGCTCAGTCTCTCTGTCCGGGCGGAAGACAGGAAGGAGAGCTGAACCAGAGAAGTTCAAGGCGCAGCCCTGCCCATTTATCATCCGTCGGCTCCTTCACGTGGCACCTCGGCCCACTTACCTGTTGGGGCTTCAGTGCCCTCATTTGTGACATAAGCACAATGATGCGTGTATGTTTTTGCGGACATGATTTATGATGGCATCTGCGAAATGCCAAGCGTGTGCTTGGCTTCACAGATGGTAGTCATCATTACGACCGCTGGTATTAGGTCTGAGAGAGTCCATGTACTACTTGACTTTTAATATTGAGTTTTCATattaagaaggaaagaagtagtttaagaaatgattataaaattaatttgttgATAAAGCTCAAATTCAAGTTCATTGATTACCAAGCAGAGAAGGAGATGCTGACATTACAAGGCAACTAAGTAAACGTGTGGAAAATACCTtcgaagagggagaagggggtgtcCGGCGTCCTGCAACCATGTTCTCCGTAATCTAAGCACCACTCAGCAAACTGAAAGTGAGACCAAGGTAAGTTACTGTAGTGACTCCTTCCAGAAACCCCCAAAGGTGGATGGAGATAATCCCTAAGAATTACTTTGCAAAGTATCTTCAGGGCAGAAAAAAGGGGTTGATACAGAGAAACAGATGGTCTGGAAGAGGATGAAGCGAAGGAGAGAGGAATGTGATGTGCTACCTGAGCCACTGTCTCCCAGGTCATGAAAGCAGAACTTGTTTCTTTTGTCCACCCATAAATGCTGTTGAGTAGAACCGTGTCCTTATACAAGAAGGCGAATTCAACGGAATGGTTTTGGAAGGCTTTTCCTAGGTGTTCCACAGACTCATGATGGTTTAAAAGATGAATGAATCACATCGGATTGAACCAGAGCCCCTTCTACGGTCTCCCAGGGGAAGGTGTTTTCTTTCCGACAGTGCTGATGCCTACCTTACAGGCTCTGTACAGGTACTTCTTGTCCTGAGTGAGGTTATAGAGTGTGAGAAAGGCGTAGGCGTTCCCTGCAGTGCCATGGCACAGTCCGTACCCCTTCCTCAGCAGCCCGTACTGCCAGATCAGGTCTCCACACTGGTAGGCATCGTTGAGATACCGTTCCTCTCGGAAAGCCTGCAGAGCCAAGGCCAAGTCTTATTACAAGCCGTATGAAAGAAGGGTCTACTGACATTCCTTCCTGATGGGAAAGGAGGGTGAGGGCggaagggaggggagatggaGGTAGCTTGGCAAGAAAGAACAAGGCATTTAGAGCCAGAGAGATGGGTCCTGTCAGTAGGGATGAATTACAAAACTTTACGAGCTTTGCTTTTAAATGACTGCACACGACCTTGCCTGTGCCATCTACATTTTATGTGCAGTCTGTGCTTACAGATATAGGTGTTACTGGAGAAGTAGCATTATTTTACTTGTGACTTGCTATTATCATTAGTTACTTTCCAAAGGACCACACGTTATCTTCTCTGGTTAACAATAATGCCCTTCACCATTAGGACATTTCTTTACAAACTGGAGAAGAAACTGTTTAGAAAATTGATTACAAAATTGAATTTGATTATAACATACTATACTTTGTCAGAAAAATAGAGCTATACCTTTATAATCTTCTATATATTGATCAAAGACTCAAGAAATATTCTGAGTAGACATTTCTAATATCTCATTGCAAACTAAGTGTTCTTAAAAGGAGAATGAGacagtttaaaaagtttttccaTATATCCAACTTACTGTAAGTAAAATTTGATATACTAAAAGCTTATTTAGAATATGACATGCAATGCTTGTTTATAGTACATAGATTTGTAATTTGTAGATCTGGCACTAATGGACACAGATATCTTggtttacttctatttttttttctttcaaataaaacctttttcttcTCGGATTATGGCTCTGCCATAGCATGCTTTTTAGAAAcaatatttgcatttctcttgttatagcaaaataaagaacatataaaaattataattttaatcacTTGATgtatataattcagtggcattcaTGACCTTCACAATTTTGCATAACCATTACCActatttccagaacattttcatcacccctaTTTGGAGTGATGAAATTTAATTACCCATTAAATGATAATGCACCCCCACCTCAGCATCAATCCCTGGTAACTTCTCTTCTACGTTCTGTATGAATTTGCCTACTCTACATACCTCATTCTAACCATCACaccatataaatggaaccatgcaTTATTTGTCCTTTAGcacctggcttatttcacttaacatactaTTAACATACTATTTCCAAGGTTCATACTATTTTCAAGGTTCCAAGTATGGGTCAGAAGTTCCTTCTTTCGTACGGctcaataatattccactgtagatATGTATATGGacacacaccacattttgtcTATCCGTTCATCTGTGCATGGACACTTGAACcgtttccaccttttggccacTGTGAACAATGCTGCTGTGGAACATCTGTGTAACATCTACACAATTccttgtgtttaattttttgggTATATATTCCTTGGAGTTGAACTGCTGAATCACATATTaattctatgtttattttttgaggaactaccaaactCTCTTCTATGGCAGCTACATCATTTTGCAGCTACATCATTTTACAGTCCTATCAGCAATGcacaagaaagatttttttttttaaagatgtgtttatttatttgtgagagagacagcaagagagaaagtgtggtggggaggagcagagggagaggaagacagaaactttagcagactctgtgccaagtgtggagcctgatggggggcttgatctcctgaccctgagatcatgacctgagctgaaaccaagagttggacacttaatcaactgtgccacccaggtgccccaatacagtatattttgtttgtttgtttgtttgttttttaggaagCACAACCctgcatctcacaaccctgagattatgacctgaacagaGATCAAGAGACActtgaccaactaagccacccatgtgctcaagaaaggttctatttttttttttttaagatcttatttacttatttgacagagagagagatcacaagtagacagagaggcaggcagagagggagagggaagcaggctccctgctgagcagagagccagatgtggggctcgatcccaggaccctgagatcatgacctaagccaaatgcagaggcttaacccactgagccacccaggtgccccaaaaggttctattttttttttttttttaagattttatttatttatttgagagagagacagtgagagagagcatgagcaaggagaaggtcagagagtgaagcagactccccatggagctgggagcccgatgcgggactcgatccggggactccgggataatgacctgagccgaaggcagtcgtccaaccaactgagccacccaggcgtccccaaaaggttctatttttaattgaactTTTGGGATACTTATCTTGGCTCTGCCAGTGATGCTATGATCTGGGCTATTCTATTGTTAGTGGAGCAGTCTCCTGATCTATGAAGTAGTTTCTGCCCTCATGCAGATGAATACTATGAGAATGAATTATAATCCATTTAGCAAAGTGATTGCAGGTCCAACAAATAATTTATCTATTGCTCCTTTAAAGATTATgcataaaaaacaattttaagttaTAGAATTTTAGGTAACATTTTCCAATTTGTGTTGAAAATGAGAAATTCACAGTACCTTATAGGCCTGGATGAGCATGTAGATCACTCCAGGTGAACCGTGACACCAATGAACTAGAAGATCTCGATTATCATCCACACAAGGAGGGTAATTGCCGGAAGGAAATTTCAGCTGGCAGACATAATCTACACTGGGCTTGACCAAATTTTGTAACTTCACATGGTTCACTTGAAGGCTGGGCTAAAAAACGAGAAAGGGAATTATTAGTTCTGCTAAAGCAAAGAGATCTTCCTAAACCCCAGGGATAAGTTGTGTATGTAGGTGTGTTTTAAAGAGAGGGTgacagagaaagggggtgggagaggcagagggagaaagaaaattaatcctAAACAGACTTCAACCCAGCACGGaccccgacacagggcttgatcgcacgaccctgagatcatgacctgagctgaaatcaagaatcggatgcctaaccaactgagccacccaggtgccttctggGATTAGTGTTAAGCCAGAAAGGTAACATGATCAAAAGGAACTAGAAGTCATTAAAAGGTTTTGGATTCcattccaatattttttttttaacctattggAACGTACTAAAATTAGGCTATGCGTTAATTCTTGGGACTTTATGTACATActatttttcagtatttatcactgtatatatacatataaataatttccCGAAGTCAATGCATGTGCATAAGAGATGTTTCCTAAGGTTTTACTACCTTAggcatactttattttttcttttcaataggCTCCGCACCCAGtatggagcctaatgcagggcttgaactcatgatcaagacctgagctgagatcaagagtcagatgcttaaccaactgaaccaccaagatCATACTTTAAATACCTCAATACCTCAATCATACTTTAAAAGCCATAAAGAGCTGCATTCGACAATGTAAATACaactttcatttttacctttagAGAAGTGGTAGGTGTTTCCCATAAAACGGGAAGCTAATAAGTCAAGGAGACCTGGAATCTAGATCCCAAACTGTGTGTTTCTAGGTTAAGCCTTTCTGCAGAAGATTTGGGACTGATATTTGTGCAGGATTATTTTTATACAATGATGTACAGATTTACAGGATGCACTAACATACGGCATttgagccttttcttttttttttttttttaaagaatttggtcctcttttttttttttaaagatttattaatttgagagagacagcaagtgcGCAAGcacaggggtaggggcagagggagagggagaatctcaagcagactcccggttgagcgcagagcccgacatgagatcatgacctgagccaaaaacaagagctggacactcagccaactgaaccacccaggcactcggGAGGCGccctgagcctccatttttgatatAATGGTTTAGTTTCTCCTCTTGGTCCAGTACTTAATTCAATGCACAGCTTACTTCTTCAAATAACAAATTCAAAGTATTGGCCTTGTCaggttggggggggcggtgagcACGTTGGGTAAGGGGGTAGCCCATGGTGTGACGCACGGGGACTGAATGGGCACTGAGTTCTATAGGGCATATACAGATTTTACTTTACCCAGAGAGTACTGTTTCAGCTCAGTTGAAAATGCTAGAGTAGAATGAGTGGATTTTCCTCAAATTTGTAGGAATTATCCAAAACAGgctacaaataatatatttttttaaagattttatttatttatttgacaaagagagatcacagtagacagagaggcaggcagagagagaaagagggaagcaggctccccgctgagcagagagcccgatgcaggactcaattccaggaccctgagatcatgacctgagccgaaggcagcggcttaacccactgagccacccaggcgcacctacaAATAATACTTTATGTTTAAGATATTATGATAAAACATAATACtatgttttatgtttaatattttttttaaagattttatttatttattttgacagagagagatcacaagtaggcagagaggcaggcagagagagagagaggaggaagcaggctccccgctgagcagagagcccgatgcgggactcgatcccaggaccctgagatcatgacctgagccgaaggcagcggcttaacccactgagccacccaggcgccctatgtttaatatttttatttatgtttatgatATGTAAGTACCTAATGGAATggattattatttaattttaattatttaatttaataattaatttaattatttaattttaatggttAAATCATCTCAAATAGACGACAATCTGCCAATGGAAAACTCAGAACATAGGCTTCCAGATTTCTCACTGCCACCAAAAGGAGGCAGCTGGAAGTAAGAGGACTCCTCATGACCTGCTTCAATGCAAGGTCATGAGGGTGCCCAGCCACCTTGAAACTGCGGAATACATGAACTCCCCTTTCCTGAAAACTcaagaatatatatttacttcTGGAAATACAGAGCcagtggagaaaaataaaggagtcTATGTCTGAATTGTCAAAACCCTTCATTATAAAACTCCTAATTGAGAAGTGCAGAACAAATACAAAAGTTGGTCTCTTACTGCCACTAACACTCAAAGTGTGACTTTGCATTCAAAAGCAATAATAACCTTGAGTTTTTCAGCTTCGTTGTCATTGTTTAGTTACAGGGAGATGGAGGTCTGACATTGATTTTGCATTATTGCAGCCGGCTACTCAACCAGCTAATAGTATGTATATCCGAGCACTCATGTTGAACATATTAATGAAACACTTTTCTTTATGCTGCATTGTACTTTGGGAAGGTGAGGGGGGCACCTCTGCTGccattaaaaatcaattttcttttgCTATGAATTCTTATTCACGAGTGCCAATTTCTCTTTAAAGAGAGCTAAATAAGCCAATGGAAATGATACTCTCATGAGAAGTCCTCTTCTGACCTCCCCTACCAGGTTATGCTTGCTGCAGTAAATCCTACTACTGTCCTTAGTCTGTGTGACTTTGGCTGATGTCTCCCAAGGGTATTAGATCCAAAGAATGGCTGGGTATAGCGCATTCAGCTATTTTTCAGGTAAGTTACACAAAATCCATTGAAAAGGCTCTGTGACTTTGCTCTCCAACTGAGCCGTAGGCAAcatatgctcatttgttttctattgatTTTGTTCTTACTTTTGGAATTTGTTTCACTGGATGGTGTCTAATAATATGCAACAATATTAATTCAAGGCATTTGCtaaaagagcagagcagagcagagcagaaggcaCTTCATGTAGAAGGACAGGTCAAAACACTTCAGTCTGCACAGCGGCACGAGGCAGACAAGTACGGTCACCTACAAATCAGACATCATCCCACGGCACAGTGCCTTTTAtgtttatacacttaaaaatacgCTCTGGCAAATATTGCCCTTGTTTGTCGAGGCCAGAAAATTGCAGACAGAATAAAAAACCAGAGGGGGAGGCCCGATGTTCTCCCCCAGGCCAGGAGAGTCAGCAAGCGCATTTCTCCGTTTTACCATCTTCACCTCTTACCTGCATCAGGTAGTAATAAATTCCTGCCAGGCCATGAGCGGCCCCCACGTAATACTCTTGGTACCACTCATACATCAGTGGCGTCTTTGCTGTGAAGTTTCTCTTTCTGGCTAGGGTTTCTCCAGAGGTTAAGACTGTTTCACAAATCTATAGGGAGAAAACCAATCAAATAAtgagaatcaaaataaaaatcttcccgCTGGAGGTAAGGGATTTTTGCTAAGAGGTATGGAGAACATGGTGAGTCAGATGGGATCTTCTGGCCACAGACGGGCACAGCTTAATTCCACACTCAGAAAGCAGGGGTGCCTGTATTCCGCttaaaagagggagagacagaaattcTGAACTCTTTACTAGAGCTTGTGAGAATTCACTTGACAGAGGAAAGCATGAATTCCTTCAGGCACGAAAGGAGACATCCCCACCTGGGAGGTGAAACCTGGCCCTCATCTTCCGAAGGGCTGTGACGTCCTCAAACGGAGAAGGCTGGGCCTCTTGCTCCCCAGTCACTCTCTAAGTGTTTCCAACAGCACTCAGCATGACGCTGTCGGCTCTCTGATCCCACCTGACCTTTAGAAGCCAACACACACACCTTCCTTCTACCTGGGGGACGCTAACTGGAGAACCAGAACTGAGAGTTCAGGCAGATAACAACTGGGATCCTATCGGAActccaaaaagcacaaaaatgtggTACCTGCTGAATATGGCTTTGAGGAATCTTTTCCACGCCGAAGTTCTTATTCACAAAGAGAAGAGCATAGATGTAGCCCATTCGTCCATAGAGCACTTCATTTGGAGCATGGAGGTCAATCTTATTTAGGTGAATTAGCCTTGCAATAAAAATACATGTCTAAGATAACTTGGAAGGGACTGGGTAGTGGGAGATACTTGAAatggtacatttaaaaaatatacacaaaaatatatatttaggtattatcattaaattattattttactttttaaagattttattttaaagattttatttatttgagagagagagagtgagagagagcaggagtggggtaagtggcagagggagggggagatacagactccctgttgagcaaggagtccgatgtggggctcgatcccagaaccccaggatcatgacctgaggcgaaggcagacgcttaaccgactgagccacccaggctccccactatTACAGttaaacactttaaatatattaaaattaatttatatataaaaggcaaatattttcatacatttgtattataaattatattccaTACATTAAGTGGGCTGAGCCAGACTGCAAAGGGTAAATTAACTCTCAACCACATTTTTCTTCAGGTCACATTGGAACTGACAAATTCGAAGACTAAGAGTAGGCATGTGTGACCGTGGTTAAATGGCTCCTCCCTAGCTCCTTCTGGAGGCGTGAGCGAAGACCAGCAGCAGGGGTCAGAGGAACTAAAAACTGCTGCCCGGTACAGCATTTAGTCTGGAGAAACGACTCCGTCAATTCAACGGGTCATCTAGTTCCGTAAAATGAAAAGCCTACGGCACCCCAGTTACCTccttttttggtttatttcttaaTGTGCCCTTAGGCCTACATGAAATGTCTGTACGGTAGCCTGATCTACCCTAAAACAGGCAAACGGCACAGAGGTTATCAGTCAGCCTCCCCTGTCTCCCTAGTC from Neovison vison isolate M4711 chromosome 3, ASM_NN_V1, whole genome shotgun sequence encodes the following:
- the LANCL1 gene encoding glutathione S-transferase LANCL1, with the protein product MAQRAFPNPYADFNKSLAEGYFDSAGRLTPEFSQRINNKIRELLQQMERGLKSADPRDSTAYTGWAGIALLYLHLYDVFGDPAYLQMAHGYVKQSLNSLSKRSITFLCGDAGPLAVGAVVYHKMNNEKQAEDCITRLIHLNKIDLHAPNEVLYGRMGYIYALLFVNKNFGVEKIPQSHIQQICETVLTSGETLARKRNFTAKTPLMYEWYQEYYVGAAHGLAGIYYYLMQPSLQVNHVKLQNLVKPSVDYVCQLKFPSGNYPPCVDDNRDLLVHWCHGSPGVIYMLIQAYKAFREERYLNDAYQCGDLIWQYGLLRKGYGLCHGTAGNAYAFLTLYNLTQDKKYLYRACKFAEWCLDYGEHGCRTPDTPFSLFEGMAGTIYFLADLLVPTKAKFPAFEL